The Limanda limanda chromosome 21, fLimLim1.1, whole genome shotgun sequence genome contains the following window.
TTGTCATGCTCATATGAACAGTACAAATAAACACCTACTGTTAAAGGGTGTGGTTTTATATTCAATTGTATTTTGAAGACAAGTTAATTAAGAAGACAATTGGTCTACTGTATAAAACTTGGTTCCTGCAGCCGATGAATAAAGGAAATACAAATGATCAGTGTTTAAACAATCTGGTCCAAATTTTATTCAGAATCATTTCAACAGATTTATTGTCCCAGTACAAGCTGCttttgtaacacacacaaaaaggatgGATTTATTTACAAGAGAGTGAATTAGTCATCGAGCACAGCTTTAATATCACAGTTAAGaatggatgtaaaaaaaaaaaatgtgctttTTCTCATATCTGTGCAGTAGCTCCATTAAAAGTTGAAACGTTAACCTTGGAATGATGGATTCATTACCCTGAGGGGAGCAGTGGTGTGAATGTAATCTAAGTGTAGAGGCTTTGTCCTTGCTCTCTGGGGACACTGGTCACTAGACCTATATATTAAAAAGgcaatctaaatataaatgccGTTCAGCACTTCTGATACACAGGCCCTGCTGATATTGTCCACTTGATGTTGTCTTTGTTCGTGAGAGGTCTCGGTCACCAGACATGAACTATATAAGATAAAACAAGCTTCccctatttatattaaaattacatttttgtttcaaaTCCGAGAGAAATGGGGTGAAACGCAGCCTGAGGTTAAACGGCATTCTGTCTGCATATTAATCCTCAAGACTCTCGGCCTGAGATGCGGACGTCACAAAACACTGGTCTCTCCCtacttcttttttcttttgttattcATCCCCAAGTATTTTCAAGATAAAAAAAGTATTAAGTTAAAAATGGTGCACTTCATTTTAATCTCACGCACATAACGAACTTTGGGGTCTagaagcttttgttttgttttccttccaaGCACAACATTATCTTTTTACAATTCcagcatcaaacaaacatttccatcagctgGGTTTCAGATACTATATGTACATTTTCTATCATATAATACAAATTTGCCCAAAACAGACACTGatagaaaacagaaaggaaaatAATATGTACAAGTAGGAAGTGATTCTTTTCCATACAACATAATCAGTGATTTGTGAAATTAAGATCAGATCTATAGGGCAAAGTTCACTAGTTAACCTGTTATCCCAACCTTTTCTTATATATGAATCACAAATGCTTTTATTGCCTCCATTTACTAAATGAGGTATAATTTCCTGCTATAACCACTTCCTCTTAGAAGTTTTCTTAGACCACCAGCTCTGTATTCAATAAGTATTAGTACTTTTTAAAGATTCCTGAGGTACAGGTGCAGAATATATAGTCTTACTgattatttcacatttaaacatatatttatcttGTAGTGCACAGATAGCAGATACAATCAAACTGCAGTCTTAATATCCTTCATTTGTCATATTTACCTTCAATTCAGGCTCTTGTAAGTCATTAACTAGACGGGGGACTGGTCAATATAGGAAATGACCAAAACCCTGGAAAAAGTACTGTGATCTACATGGTACAAACCCAGTTATAGGCAGCAGGCGCTTCAAAGAGTCACTTAAACACACCCAGATACAAGAAGAGAAGTTGATCCATCTTTAGTGGTCAGTTTTCCTTCAGCCGTTGCAGGGGCAGTTTGTGCAATGCAGAGGCAGATGTCCAGGGAGACGCAGGAGGGTGAGTTTCACCTGAAAAGAGAAATAATTCTGCCCGTCAGATCCCAGAGTGCACATGGGCACGACAAACAGCAACATAGTGAACACGGACGGTGTGTCGGTGATGAACGCACCTCATTCTTCAGCGAATTGCTCACATACGCGTAGAAATCTGTCACGCTGCCGATGTGGAGGTCATTGATTCCCAGTACTTGGTCTCCTTTGTGGAAGAGACACACTGTCTGTGGCTGGCCTGTCCACGCAGAGACACtgtgatacacaaacacacacacacacacacacacacacacacacacacacacacacacaggtatcaGTACTAACAAAGGCGCAGCTAAAAGTTATGTGGCCCTTTGTCCACCCTCTCCAGCTGTGGGCCCCTGTTGGCCCcctgtgatttttatttaatgtctgaAATCTCTGAATGTATATTGAAATTTCAGTACCTAACTTGCAtcagcaaaaatacaaaaacaatgacaacatGAACAATcctacatttttaaaaaggttgaATTTGGATTAGATAGAAACCTTGTGTGTAGTGGGTTGAATTCGATAACCTTGCGTTTAATCtaagcacattcaaatcaatatcCCACTTTGTCCTTGAAATCCTGCACCTCTGACCTGGAGGGAGGGACTGATTAATAAAGCTGATGGTCTTGTCTCCTGGTGGAGGTACCAGGATCCAAGTTCAAAACAGACTCAATAAATGACTAAAGCAGGTTCAGCGTATCTCTCACGGTTTGTCTGTGTCGTTTGAGTGTCCTTCTTCACGTGTCCGTCTGCACCATAGATAACATAAAGCCCGCCTCCACCATGTTAGGGGATGGGACTGGGGCCAAACTACACTTCACTGAACACGTCATGTGTAGAAACTGATGTCTATCTAGCAAAAACAACGCTGAGATAAACAGTCACTGCTGCTTCAACAACATCTCAAGAAGATACGCCTGAAATAAAGTACGATAAGCCTTGAACCGTACAACTAACCTTGGTTTCCCATCCACCTCTGTTAGTGTCAAGTGCTTTTTCAAATCTGCCTGCTTGACCTCAATATCTCTTTCCTCTGGGATGGTGTGTTCGAGACTGGAAAGAGAAATGACAGAAAGCTTTACTCGAAGTATTGCAGATATTTAGACACACTACAAAGAAATCCATATAAATCTTCATTTATCTCAGTTGTTTGAGACAATAAAAGTGATTTTACTTTACGAGAAACGTTTCCAATATTCTCCTACAAATTTTGTGAAAAgttattgtctttttgttttcatggtGAAATAATTAAACCAACTTCTGACCTCAAAGGCACAGACTGAACTTTGCTGATGTCACAGTGAATAAACATTTCCTTGTCTCATTCCTCCATGATGGTAAAACCTCCAGAAACGACTCTAACCAGTCCTGCAACATATCAGCGCTGGTCCTGGAACTCCTTCCTGATCACTTATTAATTAGCATGAGAAAGTgtcagttttttgtttgttatgtgTCGCCTCGTATCACCTCTGACTGTGATTGGCAGAGGCGCAGAGAGCGACACAGCGGGagtttcactcactcactctaaCTCCCTCCCTGCCCCACATATCTGATGTTGCTTTTCTCAGATTCAGGGTGAGTTCCTTCAGAGACTTACCTCTCCGTGGAGGTTTGCTTCTCCAGGGTGGAGGTTTGCTTCTCCAGTGTTGGCTCATTACGACTCTCCGGCGTCTTTACAGGGGAGGCGGCCCCGTCGTCGctgtcgctgctgctgccgctgccgtcTGAAGGATGCGTGTCTTCCCTGTGAAAAGATCAGGCCCATGTCTCAGTTACAGTCAGTTATTTATGTGTTGTtggcagacgtccagcaacaaCACAGtgagaataaaatacaaaaaggttGTGTTGCCAAACACACCCACTGAAGCTACAAACTCCGAGTGTCTGAATGCAGCGTCACGGAGGGTGACTCACAGGGAGATAACAAAACAATAGATTCTGGCAGTGTTTTATAAACGTGGGATGGAAAAACCCCATTTGTCCTTGATGAagaaatgacaacaacaaaggaggaggaaatgtttgataaaagGTGCAAGATAACTGTGAACCAAAATAGACTCTCAGTTATTTAAAGAAGGGACCAAAAAGCAGCCTGGGAGAAGTAAATAAATCTCTAATCGCTGTGCCGGCGCAAGAGGAATTCTAATTAAGTAGCAAGTCTGAAACAAGTCTTTAGACTCATATGACAAATGTAGTGGGGAAGCTGGTCTGCAGCGTGGTGGCGCAGTGGTTAGCCACTTAGAAAGAAATCAGATCAGTGTGAAACCCAAAACGATCACATAACATATTCCAGCTATAAGtttacaaagaaaacaaacactggtGAGAGTTTGTTACACAAGAGATGATGAAGTAGATAAGCTGGAAGAGGCAAAGTGGAGGGAATCCCCCGATGTGTTGGTGATTCAAACTAAAAACGAAGGTCATACGTGATTGGCTAAAAACCTGCCCGGTGAAAACAGTGTTGTTTTCATATGATTAATCTCTGAACTATTTTTGCTCAGTTTGCTTGTTGAACTACACCTTTGCTGGAAACTGTGCGAGGTTATGCAACGGGATTCAAGGTACTTTTTCCTCTTGTTTGGTGGGTGTGTTAGAAGTGTTGCCCAATCAGCTCCAACGTGCATGTAAACTCCACGGTATCAAGTGCagaacattttggaaaataaaaacgGGACTCATGAAACATCATGGCATCTTGTTCATTCATGCATAACCTCTTTCACGAGGTGGAAGTCAAATGTTTAAGTTGCTAAACAAGTTGAAGTGTCAACCGTCCTGTGCAGTAAAACGAATGCCCACGCTATGTTTGAGCCAGATGAGGCTGTGCTTCCAACTGACGACTGAGCTATTTTGGTAACTAGGGCACTGACATAACATGTTGCACAAAGAGCACAGGGCACTGACACCAAAAAAAGACGAAAACACCAGTGATAGATCTGTGGTGTACCTGTTGTCTGCTTGATTCTCCTCGCTGAGCGGCGAAATCTGGGTCTTATGTTTGTCAAAGACCTGACAGACAAACCTCATCAGGGTCCCAGGCTGGACCCCGTTAACCTCACGGCCCCTGCAAACATTTGACTTATCTTGCAGTTCCTTCATCGTTTCATATCTGCAAGACATAAGTATTGAaatcaacagacacacaagcaaagAGTGTAAACGACTGTAGAGCTGAAGGTCACGATTGAAACGTGTGTCAATGggacaaaagaaagaaatgagcaCTCACGGAGAGTCCATGCTGCGGCTTGAGCGATCTCCCTCGACCTCATTAGCAAAAAAAAGGACGAGTAACGGTCAGATCATCTACAGTGTCACATTTGTAGGAGCTGAATTAAATTAATCACAATATTTGATATAGCTCTACTGGTACAATATGCATAAAGTTGTATAACCACTGCTcttgattaattaatttatcgTTTTTggtattaaaaaagaaaagaaaattcaatGCAAGGGATGAAAACTGATTATCTTAAGATTTTGGACAGAGGATCAAACAAATGATTGATAAAACAATCAACCAAGAAAGAAACAGGCAGATGAATTGATATTAAAAATGTGTGCAGTCCTACCGGGAAGGATTTCGGGTAGTCATAGATCGGATCTGATACAGGTCTCTTGGAGCCATCGTCACtctgctggccaatcagagagcagcatGAGACCAATGTCATAACTTCCCCAACTGATACTGCTTAGTTATTTCAAACAATGATATCAAGACGTTTCACCTTTGATTTGTCAGTGTTGTTAAGACTTTCGGACTTCGGGTCAGAGAAGGACCGTATTTTTAGTGATGTctgaaaagacacacacacacacacacacaaactaaacatcCATGTGTATGGTATTTGATCAGATAATGTTTCACTATGCAGTAGTCTGAaagaaaattgttttgtttgtggagAAATTACAGAATCCCAGTgaacatgtgttgtgtgtctgagaaaAGGCGCTGAAATGGATAACGAATGCTGTGATCTTGCCCATTTGGATTTGATTTGCGATCAATCGTGagttagtctcagctgtcaatcacgacgtTTCAATTTTGATTCACCCAGAGGAATGTTGACCTGAGTCAGTTAGTTAGACAGGACACAGGCTGTGAGAAATACGATGCAGTGGACCAACCTTTTCACACACAATGGCTGAACTGTTTCTCCGCATAATTGGTTTCGAAACATCCTGGTAAAAGGGGAAGAGAGGTATCATGTATAATTTGAGACTGAGCACGTGAGGTGCAGTGAGAACGGAGGCAGAGGTCGACAGCAGGAAATAAAATGAtgacaggagagaaagaaggaaaaatggGGGCGCTGTTATTCATTTGGTGTGATGGATGTTTACCGTGACTGTTTGCTGCCCTTTAAACATGTCCTACAGGAGGATAGTACACAAAATAATTACTGTCAGCGGCACTGGTGGGTTGACATGATGGTTAAGTGCACTACAAGAGTTGCTGTTTTGGAATATCATAAGGAGGTAAAGCATAGACGTACTTCAGAACTCAATAATTTATGTGGCCGGTTTTTCAGGGCGTCATACAGGGCAGAGAACCACAGGTCCACTTCATCactagaaagagagaggaacacaTTCAATAAATCATGTTTTCTCTATAAGCTATTACCCTCAATTTAAAAATGCAATTCTGAAGTCAAACATAAAGTGGCAATTGTGACGTTTAGCAACCAGGTGGAAGGCAAATCCATTATCTGCTGATGGACTGCTACTGAAGAGGAAAGCAGCATCATAATTTAACTTTGATTGTCAGAAATCCTGAAATAGTAGATGGTGTAtaagaggaggggtgggggtggggggggtttatGACGCACTGTGTATGTGTCATCTTCAGAATCGCCCTTGGCTACACCATCATAAAATTTCAAATTAATGCAACTCATCTATTAGGGGCCATTGGGACAAACATATACTTTTAAAATGGCCCAATCCAAATGTGGTGAGAGaccaaactttattttgaaaaatacgCAGCTAATTTGTGATTAATGTGAAGAGGCTTTTACTTCATCAGATTAAGTTTTCCAGCCGCTTGGTGCTTCTCATTCAATCAATTAACTTGTTATTGTATAGTAATTATTTGTACAGCTCGTATTTTCAAATCACAATCTTCCTTTATAAAGGGCAACAGGGTGATGCCATTCAGAGTTGCTACATTTCTAAACAATGCATCTTTGAGGGTTATGTGTATAATTGGTTATCATCTGCATAAAAATTTGAACTTCCAGAGTGTTTCCTGATAATTTTTCCCAATGGAGGCATATATAAGGTAAAGGAAATTCCTATTCCTACAACTATTCACACACACCTTTAATTATCTATTGCATTGCTTTGTGTGGTGATTATAAAAAACCAGACCTCTGTAAGTGTGGTATGTCAACTGGCTTTACATTAACGTCACAAAATGAATTGGCGTTGATAGACGAGCGATGAATTCAGACGACTAACCTGTTCTGCCCGACCAGGAAGTAGTCCCGCCCGGCGGCGCTGAGGTATAGCACGCAGGACGGGGAGCACTTGAACATCTTCTGGACCCATTCCCATTTCTGGTGCTGCTGAGGGCTCACGTACAACAGTGAGATACTGAGAGAAGGAGGCGGAAGGACAGatgttgaaaacaacaataagtCAGAGAGGGGGGCCCTGCACTCAATATgcatgagagaaaaacaacatctaCAGCCCTGTGGGCAAACAGACTTTAGTTTGAGACGtgtgttgtttcatttttttaatagcttTCATAGAAagaatgaatttatttttagtcaCTTCTTTAAAttgattgtgtatttttactactttctctcttttgtgGCCAATGTCCTTTTTGCGTTGTGAAGCATTTTGTAATACTcttattaataaatgtaaaaaaaacatttagttatTTACTACCTACATGCTTtgtctgttttatattttcccATTCTTTAAATgctttattttaacattttaatactGTTATATCTTCTTCAGACCggaaatgttttaattcagtTTCAACTATGTAAAGCATTTTGTTTTGGAAAGTGcagtataaatacattattttagTTACAGCTATTTTATAAATGACGTACCGTTCCAAATCTATCCCTCCTAGTGgcctctccttttcctctgcACTCTCGAAGTActtcagctgatgttcattgCTCCTGACTTTGAACAGCACAAAGTATCTCGTCTTCCAAGATTTCTGCACAagaaacataacaaaacaatgaaatctaattttgaaataaaacaaacaaacaaacgtggCGATACAATGGATTCATTATGTTCAGTGTCACCTCTGTCTTAAATAGCTTGGGGGGAGGAGACTTGCGCAGATACCCAGATCTGATTTCTGTCACGTCTCCAACTGGTTTGTAGAACACTGCTGAAAAAGCAAAGCCTATTGTTTGGTGATCGTCTCTCTGAGGTAACAATGAGCGTGTAGGCGTGCAATACACCGgtaaatataatatatgcaCATTCTGACGTCAAATGAATCTCGCTTGACTTGACAAGATCAGctgtaaaaacagtttttatgatAACAACCCCTAAATACCAGCAAACACCCACAAGCACCCAAATCCCACCGTCAACAAGGTTTCCACATGTGTTACACTACCTGTGCCCTTCTGGGATTTATGCATCGTGACAGACCTAAACAAGAAACCAACACATGAATGCATCAGCGCCTTCAAATCGGCATGAAAGGGAAGTAGGTCACCTATTCAACTTACAATGTACGATTTTACAAATAGACTCGTGCAGAAGCAAAGCGAGAAATAGAGCTCAGTTCACAAAAAGAAGCATTGTTAGGTTTacgtgtaaataaaaaaattaagacaTTACTGCATTAAGCAAATAAtagtttattattgttaatgCTAAATATTACATCAAGAGTATTAATGCTTCTCTTCATGCAAAATAATTTTAAAGATTTCAACAATCTAGCTCTCACTTTTCGCAGACAGAACCCAACAAGTTTGCAAGTGCACATCGAGCTGTGTAGGACAACAAATTCTAAACATTacaaaacatatacacacacacacacatgaattatATATGCATGCATATACACATAGACATGAAAGCCATGCTTACCTGGGGAGCACCTGCAAAAAGAAGCTGGATGAAACAGCAACGAGATTTTCAAACTGTGAACTGGAGTTTCTGGTTTCTCACACAGGGTTTTTTAAGGTGAGCTGTGTTGTGAGATCCATggagtgaatgtgttttttgaaaTGAGCTCAGGTGTTAAGGTTAAATGGGTGGAGTCCAACAGGTgactgggagggagggagcgagggttTAAGAAAAGACTCAGAGAATCAGAAATCAGATGCTTCCGTCTGAGATCTCTGCTGGTGAAATaaaattctgttgtgttgattcacCATCAGAATGGCAGACGTATGTATCCCATAATCTAAGACCGTAAATATCTCTATAGCTGCTGCTTTACTTGACCCACTACCTGTGTAGCATttgttttaacacatttttacctGCATGAGCTGCCTGACCTGACATCCTGAACTATGTGTGTATGGGGTAATGTGTTCCCACTCACGTCTGCATGCAAATTCTGAATCATCTGCTTGTATCCTCATATTATAAATATGATATACATTTGATCATTGTTTTTATACATTAGGTAAAAGTTTCACTGGGAGTTCTACCTCCTGCTTTCCTGTATAgaatattattgtatttatcttgtatttaatatataaatgtgcTTGTGATACTTTGCTCGGCAAGTGGACATGTCAAAGCTAACCTGCTGTTGTGCAACATTTTAATCctcaaatatttatgtttaacATGTTATTACTTGCTTGTCTAGtcttttatgtttacatttatttaattttgatttattttttctactTTAAGCACAATGGTCAAATGTGgttgttttaaatataatcaTCGTGTATGAAGGTTAATACCTTCATACACTGGAATAATGTTAATTTCAATGCCATGATTAGCTAAAATACTAGTTGAGTTGGCAAAGAAACTAAAATAGCTAAAAGATGGTGTTAAAtccatatattcatatatttaaaatgttaaacaatCTGTGACAttgaatattcatttttatgtttACACACGTGGAAGAAAATGACACACAACTCATTACACAATAAATTCTTTAATACAACAAAATGTTAACATAAGCATTCCTCTGTTTAATAATTGAcccaaatgataaaaaaatataggGCCTGATTATAATTTCAATGTAATTCAttctttcaattttttttccaaatattttcaaatatattCCTGAGGACAACAGCATTTAACACCGGAAAAGCAATTTAAAATTTTTCCCATAAAAATAAgtcattcttttttctttctttcaattcCATTCCCAAACAGGTGGAGCGAACACTCCTTTCAGCACAGGTTAGGCCCCACATCACTGATCAGAGATCCATGTGTCGAGAGGACTCCAGAGTTGT
Protein-coding sequences here:
- the LOC133028214 gene encoding LOW QUALITY PROTEIN: pleckstrin homology domain-containing family S member 1-like (The sequence of the model RefSeq protein was modified relative to this genomic sequence to represent the inferred CDS: substituted 1 base at 1 genomic stop codon), translated to MHKSQKGTGSVTHVETLLTRDDHQTIGFAFSAVFYKPVGDVTEIRSGYLRKSPPPKLFKTEKSWKTRYFVLFKVRSNEHQLKYFESAEEKERPLGGIDLERISLLYVSPQQHQKWEWVQKMFKCSPSCVLYLSAAGRDYFLVGQNSDEVDLWFSALYDALKNRPHKLLSSETSLKIRSFSDPKSESLNNTDKSKQSDDGSKRPVSDPIYDYPKSFPVEGDRSSRSMDSPYETMKELQDKSNVCRGREVNGVQPGTLMRFVCQVFDKHKTQISPLSEENQADNREDTHPSDGSGSSSDSDDGAASPVKTPESRNEPTLEKQTSTLEKQTSTESLEHTIPEERDIEVKQADLKKHLTLTEVDGKPSVSAWTGQPQTVCLFHKGDQVLGINDLHIGSVTDFYAYVSNSLKNEVKLTLLRLPGHLPLHCTNCPCNGXRKTDH